Genomic window (Bacillus vallismortis):
AGACATGAAAATCATTCAAATAGACACAAGTCGAATCGCCGTACCGCTGACAAAACCGTTTAAAACCGCACTTCGCACTGTATATACGGCTGAATCGGTCATTGTAAGGATCACTTATGACAGCGGCGCCATCGGATGGGGGGAAGCACCTCCAACGATGGTGATTACAGGAGACAGCATGGATAGTATTGAAAGTGCGATTCACAATGTCTTGAAACCGGCACTGCTTGGAAAAAGCCTGTCTGGCTGTGGGGCCATTTTGCATGACATCCAGCATCTCCTTACAGGAAACCAGAGCGCGAAGGCGGCTGTGGAAATGGCGGTATACGACGGCTGGGCGCAGATGTGCGGACTGCCGCTTTACCAAATGCTCGGCGGATACCGGGATACGCTGGAAACAGATTATACCGTCAGTGTCAACTCACCTGAAGAGATGGCAGAGGATGCCGAGCATTATCTCAAACAAGGCTTTCAAACACTGAAAATAAAGGTCGGCAAAGATGATATCGCAACAGATATCGCCCGTATCCAAGAAATCAGAAAACGTGTCGGACCAGCCGTGAAACTTCGTTTAGACGCCAACCAGGGATGGACGCCGAAGGAAGCAGTAACAGCGATTCAGAAAATGGAGGATACAGGTCTTGGTATTGAGCTTGTCGAACAGCCTGTCCTTAAAGATGATCTCGTTGGGCTTAAAAAGGTAACAGATGCGACAGCCACGCCGATTATGGCCGATGAAAGTGTTTTTACGCCGCGTCAGGCGTTCGAAGTTCTTCAAACGCGGAGCGCAGACTTAATCAATATTAAATTGATGAAAGCGGGCGGCATCAGCGGAGCAGAGAAAATCAATGCCATGGCTGAGGCGTGCGGAGTGGAGTGCATGGTCGGCAGCATGATCGAAACGAAGCTGGGCATTACGGCCGCGGCACATTTCGCCGCAAGCCAAAAAAACATCACAAGGTTTGATTTTGACGCGCCGCTGATGCTGAAAACAGATATCATCAAAGGCGGCATCACATACAGCGGCAGCACGATTGCGATGCCTGACAGACCGGGTCTCGGAATCACCGGAGCTGCGCTATAGAAAGGGGAAATAAAACCATGATGCACACTGTCATCTCAGCAGTGGCCAACATCTGGACAGCGCCTGAATCGCCGCGTCCATCTGATCAAGTGATGCTTCGTCCGACCGTATTGATCAGAGACTGGCTGGAGCGCATGACGTATGATGAGCGGCTTGGATTATGTGCAGACAATATCATCCAAACTCAGGTTCTCTTTGGCGAAAAGGTACTGGTGACGGCGGAACAGGACGAATGGGTTTCTGTCATTGTGCCGAGCCAGCCATCCCGAAAAGATCCGCGCGG
Coding sequences:
- the ykfB gene encoding L-Ala-D/L-Glu epimerase; translation: MKIIQIDTSRIAVPLTKPFKTALRTVYTAESVIVRITYDSGAIGWGEAPPTMVITGDSMDSIESAIHNVLKPALLGKSLSGCGAILHDIQHLLTGNQSAKAAVEMAVYDGWAQMCGLPLYQMLGGYRDTLETDYTVSVNSPEEMAEDAEHYLKQGFQTLKIKVGKDDIATDIARIQEIRKRVGPAVKLRLDANQGWTPKEAVTAIQKMEDTGLGIELVEQPVLKDDLVGLKKVTDATATPIMADESVFTPRQAFEVLQTRSADLINIKLMKAGGISGAEKINAMAEACGVECMVGSMIETKLGITAAAHFAASQKNITRFDFDAPLMLKTDIIKGGITYSGSTIAMPDRPGLGITGAAL